In the Melitaea cinxia chromosome 28, ilMelCinx1.1, whole genome shotgun sequence genome, one interval contains:
- the LOC123667461 gene encoding uncharacterized protein LOC123667461: protein MVNIVIAGLPKNVKIPKFVSYLERTVFHEILNARHVHTMHVDNNIKNITLGLRSNDARKARRYLHGFLYQYAGKEYPLQCWQGDYDNNPQPKDRNEMDYTNTPANENFQNDSEPSQNPSTLKRELQEIDLKIEIVKRQRILLEEENKLLLAQKKSELLNKIGPNDYENLVKLEKVCGLKDLNEIEKIQPTPATNTTTNAKKKSNIKLPNFKTPCRIIIKEMKDVLDDYVKPDNRDMVMSLIYSAIRKRLILVLQGKSFMPAPDIIHLYRVKYPHSTDKNLLEELMETISQSFWPKTPSVNTNDNDNSQIKTKDEDTVSDLSKNIKEDENDTGDTDDVQVINDNNDGQVIDVNSLNNVEKIETQQESENHKSDAETNRDEKTIESLDNVDAAVDMDNDFDEWEDNEIEGDSTVEKEAADAEL from the exons atggtgAACATAGTTATTGCCGGATTGCCgaaaaat GTCAAAATACCAAAGTTCGTAAGTTATTTAGAGAGGACAGTGTTTCACGAAATACTCAATGCAAGACATGTGCATACAATGCATGtcgataataatattaagaatataaCATTAGGTTTGCGATCAAACGATGCACGAAAAGCTCGTAGATATCTACACGGTTTTCTATATCAATATGCGGGAAAGGAATATCCTCTTCAGTGTTGGCAAGGTGACTATGATAACAATCCACAACCAAAAGACAGAAATGAGATGGATTACACCAATACACCTGCCAATGAAAACTTTCAAAATGATTCGGAGCCATCACAAAATCCTTCGACGCTTAAAAGAGAACTGCAAGAGATTGat CTAAAAATTGAAATAGTTAAGAGACAGCGCATTCTATTGGAAGAGGAGAACAAACTGCTTCTGGCTCAGAAGAAATCGGAACTGTTGAAC AAAATCGGACCAAATGACTAtgaaaatttagttaaattggAAAAAGTCTGTGGTCTTAAAGATTTGAATGAGATAGAAAAAATACAGCCTACTCCGGCAACAAATACAACTACAAATGCAAAGAAAAAGAGTAACATCAAGTTACCGAACTTTAAAACGCCTTGCAGGATAATCATAAAGGAAATGAAAGATGTCCTTGATGATTATGTGAAACCAGATAACCGCGACATGGTAATGTCGCTAATTTATTCCGCTATAAGGAAGAGATTGATACTTGTGCTGCAAGGCAAGAGCTTCATGCCGGCCCCAGACATTATACACTTGTATAGAGTCAAATATCCTCATTCGACCGATAAGAACCTACTAGAAGAGCTAATGGAAACAATTAGCCAAAGTTTCTGGCCGAAAACACCAAGTGTTAATacaaatgataatgataatagtCAAATTAAGACTAAAGACGAAGATACAG TTTCAGATttgtctaaaaatattaaagaggATGAAAATGATACAGGCGACACTGATGATGTTCAGGTTATCAATGATAACAATGATGGTCAAGTGATCGATGTGAATTCATTGAACAATGTTGAAAAAATTGAAACTCAACAAGAATCAGAAAACCATAAAAGTGATGCAGAGACAAATCGAGATGAGAAAACAATTGAGTCATTGGATAATGTCGATGCGGCTGTCGATATGGATAATGATTTTGATGAATGGGAGGATAATGAGATCGAGGGTGATTCCACGGTTGAG AAGGAAGCTGCAGATGCAGaactttaa